A genomic region of Phragmites australis chromosome 2, lpPhrAust1.1, whole genome shotgun sequence contains the following coding sequences:
- the LOC133907067 gene encoding V-type proton ATPase subunit c''2-like has translation MSSDSSSWARALVHISPYTFSAIGIAVSIGVSVLGAAWGIFITGSSLIGAAIKAPRITSKNLISVIFCEAVAIYGVIVAIILQTKLESVPTSQMYDPESLRAGYAIFASGLIVGFANLVCGVCVGIIGSSCALSDAQNSSLFVKILVIEIFGSALGLFGVIVGIIMSAQATWPAKA, from the exons ATGTCGTCGGACTCATCGTCGTGGGCGCGCGCGCTGGTGCACATCTCGCCCTACACCTTCTCCGCCATCGGTATCGCCGTCTCCATCGGCGTCTCCGTGCTCGGCGCGGCATG GGGGATCTTCATCACGGGGAGCAGCCTCATCGGGGCCGCCATCAAGgcgcccaggatcacctccaaGAACCTCATCAG TGTCATCTTCTGTGAGGCTGTTGCAATTTACGGTGTAATTGTTGCAATCATCCTCCAAACAAAGCTTGAAAGTGTGCCAACATCTCAAATGTATGATCCAGAGTCCCTTCGAGCTGGCTATGCAATCTTTGCATCTGGTCTTATTGTTGGTTTTGCTAATCTTGTTTGTGG GGTATGCGTGGGGATAATTGGAAGCAGCTGTGCACTGTCTGATGCTCAGAACTCATCACTCTTTGTAAAGATCTTGGTGATTGAGATCTTCGGCAGCGCTTTGGGACTGTTTGGAGTGATCGTTGGTATAATCATGTCGGCTCAAGCAACATGGCCTGCGAAAGCTTGA